GATCATCGGCGCGCCCTCGAAGGGACCGCCGACCCGCCCCTCGTTGGCCCGGAACTCCTCGATGATCCGGGCGTTGAAGTCGTCGATGTCGGCCACGCTGCTGCTCCTGGGTCGGTGGGGCGACCAGTGTGCCCCGGACGACGGGACCGTTGCCCCCGTGGGTCAGCCCAGGGTGGGCAGCCAGTCGGCGACCGCGGCGGCCACCTCGGCCTCCCGCCCCTTGGGGTCGTGGCCGGCCCCGTCGAGCCAGACGTGGGTCACCGGGCCCGGGATGAGGGCGGTGGCCTCCTCCAGCTCGGCCGGGGTGCCGAAGGGGTCCCGGGTGCCGCCGACGAACAGGCAGGGCAGGTCGAGCGCCGGGAGGTGCTCCGTGCGGAGCCGCTCCGGCTTCCCCGGCGGGTGCAGCGGGTAGCTGAGCAGCACCAGCCCGGCCGCCGGGAGCCCCTCGGCCACCGCCATGGAGCACATCCGCCCGCCCATGGACCGGCCGCCGAGCACGATCGCGCCCGGGTCGACGCCCTGGTCGGCCGCCAACCGGCCCGCCTCCTCGACCACGCAGGCGATGAGCTTGGGGGCCCGGTCCGGCGCCTTGCGGCCCTCGCGCCGGTAGGGGAAGTCGACCCGGGCCACCGGCAGCGGGGCCACCGCGGCCTCGACCGCCAGCAGGGCCGGGCTCTCCCGGCTCCCTCCCGCGCCCGGGGTGAGCAGCAGGGCCCCGGCGTCGGTCACGTGACCAGGAGGATCCGCCGGGCCTCGGTGAGCTCGGCGATGCGCTCGGCGGCGGCGGTCTGGCCGCCGCCGTGGTCGGGGTGGGCCACCCGCAGGAGGTCGCGGAAGCGGCGCTGGACGTCCTTGCGGTCCGGCGACGGGCCCACCAGGCCCAGGACGCCGAGGGCCCACGCCTCGGGGTCGGCGTAGCGGCCCACGGCGGTGACCGCGGCCCCGGTGCCGCCGATGTGCTCGAGGAGGTGGTCGTCGACCGCGCCCCGCCAGAGCAGGCCGCGACGGATGACCCGCATGACCGGGCCCCTGCTCTCGATCGGGAGGCGGCCGGCGGCGTAGATGGCCGCCAGCACCTGGGGGCCGGGCGAGGTGCCGGCCGCGTCGTCGAGGTCCAGCTGCATGCGCTCGCCGTCGCCGAGGAGCCGGTGCTGGCGTCGGTTGAGCCCGACGTGGTCGGTCTGGAACC
Above is a window of Iamia majanohamensis DNA encoding:
- a CDS encoding alpha/beta family hydrolase; the encoded protein is MTDAGALLLTPGAGGSRESPALLAVEAAVAPLPVARVDFPYRREGRKAPDRAPKLIACVVEEAGRLAADQGVDPGAIVLGGRSMGGRMCSMAVAEGLPAAGLVLLSYPLHPPGKPERLRTEHLPALDLPCLFVGGTRDPFGTPAELEEATALIPGPVTHVWLDGAGHDPKGREAEVAAAVADWLPTLG
- a CDS encoding J domain-containing protein, whose protein sequence is MVLAELEVFQSRPIAPTRRLALGSCVLPVSPAPGFGGLLLGAVAAAFVTEVDVDLRPDLERLSHQVEQGLRIPQPRLRHRFQTDHVGLNRRQHRLLGDGERMQLDLDDAAGTSPGPQVLAAIYAAGRLPIESRGPVMRVIRRGLLWRGAVDDHLLEHIGGTGAAVTAVGRYADPEAWALGVLGLVGPSPDRKDVQRRFRDLLRVAHPDHGGGQTAAAERIAELTEARRILLVT